One Methylomonas sp. LL1 DNA window includes the following coding sequences:
- the sufB gene encoding Fe-S cluster assembly protein SufB, whose amino-acid sequence MSATAQEIEHLISQEYKQGFVTDLEVDTFPPGLDEDVIRRLSKVKNEPEFMLEYRLKAFRHWQTMPSPNWAQLKIEPIDYQAISYYSAPKSKKQGPKSLDEVDPQLLDTYKKLGIPLDEQERLAGIAVDAVFDSVSVATTFKGKLKEAGVIFCPISEALQEYPELVQQYLGTVVPPGDNFFAALNSAVFTDGSFVYIPKGVRCPMELSTYFRINAANTGQFERTLIIADEGSHVSYLEGCTAPMRDENQLHAAVVELVALDNAQIKYSTVQNWYPGDKDGKGGIYNFVTKRAECRGRNSKVSWTQVETGSAITWKYPSCVLLGDDSVGEFYSVALTNNLQQADTGTKMIHIGKNTRSTIVSKGISAGRAQNTYRGLVKVAKSAESARNHTQCDSLLVGDKCGAHTFPYVEVKQPSAQVEHEATTSKISEDQLFFCQQRGLSAEDAVSMIVNGFCKEVFKELPMEFAVEAQALLGISLEGAVG is encoded by the coding sequence ATGTCCGCCACTGCCCAAGAAATCGAACACCTGATCAGTCAAGAATACAAGCAAGGTTTCGTTACCGATTTGGAAGTCGACACCTTCCCGCCGGGTCTCGATGAAGACGTGATCCGCCGCTTGTCCAAAGTCAAGAACGAGCCGGAATTCATGCTGGAATATCGCTTGAAAGCCTTTCGCCATTGGCAAACCATGCCATCGCCGAACTGGGCGCAGCTCAAGATCGAACCGATTGATTATCAGGCCATCAGCTATTACTCGGCACCTAAGTCTAAAAAACAAGGGCCAAAAAGCTTGGACGAAGTTGATCCGCAATTGCTCGACACCTATAAAAAGCTCGGCATCCCGCTGGACGAACAGGAACGGCTGGCCGGCATCGCCGTCGATGCGGTATTCGACAGCGTTTCGGTGGCCACCACATTTAAAGGCAAGCTGAAGGAAGCCGGGGTGATTTTCTGCCCGATTTCCGAAGCCTTGCAGGAATATCCCGAACTGGTGCAACAATATCTCGGCACCGTGGTGCCGCCCGGCGATAACTTCTTTGCCGCGTTGAACTCGGCGGTATTCACCGACGGTTCCTTCGTTTACATCCCCAAGGGTGTGCGCTGCCCGATGGAGTTGTCGACCTATTTCCGCATCAACGCCGCCAATACCGGACAATTCGAAAGAACCCTGATCATCGCCGACGAAGGCTCGCACGTTTCCTACCTGGAAGGCTGCACCGCGCCGATGCGCGACGAAAACCAGTTGCATGCCGCCGTGGTGGAGTTGGTCGCTTTGGACAACGCGCAAATCAAATATTCGACCGTGCAGAACTGGTATCCCGGCGACAAGGACGGCAAGGGCGGCATTTACAACTTTGTGACCAAGCGCGCCGAATGCCGTGGCCGCAACTCCAAAGTCTCCTGGACCCAGGTCGAAACCGGTTCAGCGATTACCTGGAAATATCCGAGTTGCGTGTTGCTGGGCGATGACTCGGTCGGCGAGTTTTATTCGGTAGCCTTGACCAACAACCTGCAACAGGCCGACACCGGCACCAAGATGATCCACATCGGCAAGAATACCCGCAGCACCATCGTTTCCAAGGGTATTTCCGCCGGCAGGGCGCAAAATACCTATCGCGGCTTGGTGAAAGTGGCCAAATCGGCTGAAAGCGCCCGTAACCACACCCAGTGCGACTCGCTGCTGGTCGGCGACAAATGCGGCGCGCATACTTTTCCGTATGTCGAGGTCAAGCAACCGTCGGCGCAGGTCGAGCATGAAGCGACCACTTCCAAAATCAGCGAGGATCAATTGTTCTTTTGCCAGCAACGCGGTTTGTCGGCCGAGGATGCGGTGTCGATGATCGTTAACGGCTTTTGCAAGGAAGTGTTCAAGGAACTGCCGATGGAATTTGCGGTGGAAGCGCAAGCCTTGCTCGGCATCAGTCTGGAAGGGGCGGTCGGTTAA
- the corA gene encoding magnesium/cobalt transporter CorA, which translates to MSLQTVSDLLKKHRLVESMVQNQPLPRRKLVISLVQKQHMAELCTLLARLSAVEVGQILSSLALDDALLVWGQIEAARQDDVLWEISDTLREQLVGDREPHCGMGQMSAFELVDGRLSKVAITCRHDLYDVNPIWIDLLAPSKAQRLLIGQHYGLDLPDPYELTDLEASARFYVEQNEIHIHSDFLLDREGKSRSVPVAFVMSGDILFSVRSEELPVFRLQRLRARTQPGFVTDSKDMLLDLYGAEAEYSADALENIYTELEAVSKKVLSQNVSDEDAERILADIAEEEDLNGRIRRNMLDTQRAVSFLIRRKLLSPTQLEDAQQILRDIESLNSHTAFLFDKINFLMDATVGFININQNKVIKIFSVASVAMLPPTLIASVYGMNFEHIPELQWMLGYPFALALMAFSILLPYLYFRRKGWLR; encoded by the coding sequence TTGTCACTGCAAACCGTCAGCGATCTGTTGAAAAAACACCGACTTGTCGAAAGTATGGTGCAAAATCAACCGCTTCCCCGCCGTAAACTGGTTATATCCCTGGTACAAAAACAGCATATGGCGGAGCTCTGTACGCTGCTGGCGCGCCTGTCCGCCGTCGAGGTTGGCCAAATCCTATCCAGTTTGGCATTGGACGATGCGCTATTGGTGTGGGGGCAAATCGAAGCGGCGCGTCAGGATGATGTGTTGTGGGAAATTTCCGATACCCTGCGCGAGCAATTGGTGGGCGACAGGGAACCGCATTGCGGCATGGGCCAGATGAGTGCGTTCGAATTGGTCGATGGCAGATTATCCAAGGTAGCCATCACCTGCCGGCATGATTTGTATGACGTCAATCCGATCTGGATCGATTTATTGGCGCCCAGCAAGGCGCAACGGCTGTTGATAGGCCAGCATTACGGTTTGGATTTGCCCGATCCTTACGAGTTGACCGATCTGGAGGCCAGCGCGCGTTTTTACGTCGAGCAAAACGAAATCCATATCCATTCCGATTTTTTACTGGACAGGGAAGGCAAGTCCCGCAGCGTGCCGGTGGCTTTCGTGATGAGTGGCGATATTTTGTTTTCGGTGCGTAGCGAGGAGTTGCCGGTATTCCGCCTGCAGCGCTTGCGTGCCCGAACCCAGCCTGGTTTCGTCACCGACAGCAAGGATATGTTGCTGGATCTGTATGGCGCGGAAGCCGAATATTCCGCCGATGCGTTGGAAAATATTTATACCGAACTGGAAGCCGTTAGTAAGAAGGTATTGAGCCAGAATGTCAGCGATGAGGATGCCGAACGGATTCTGGCCGACATCGCCGAGGAGGAAGACTTGAATGGCCGAATCCGCCGCAATATGTTGGATACTCAGCGGGCCGTGTCTTTTTTGATCCGCCGCAAATTGCTTTCCCCTACTCAGTTGGAAGATGCTCAGCAAATTTTGCGCGACATCGAATCACTGAACAGCCACACCGCGTTTTTGTTCGACAAAATCAACTTTTTGATGGACGCCACGGTCGGTTTTATTAATATCAACCAAAACAAAGTCATCAAAATCTTTTCGGTGGCATCCGTTGCCATGTTGCCGCCAACCTTGATCGCCAGCGTCTACGGCATGAATTTCGAGCATATTCCCGAATTGCAATGGATGCTGGGCTATCCGTTTGCCCTGGCATTGATGGCTTTTTCCATTCTTTTACCCTACCTGTATTTCAGGCGTAAAGGCTGGCTAAGATAG
- the sufD gene encoding Fe-S cluster assembly protein SufD, with amino-acid sequence MSGEQPTTPYLAAYPAIAALLPGQDLPWLQQFRNKGLQAFAEHGFPNTREEEWRYTNLSVLNKTLFRPASSDAVDADWLNAFRLENAWCMVLLNGRFSEVLSNLADLPDAVTVTSLKQALQDRPETVQSYLGQAVTAGEHSLIAFNNAWFDDGVLIDVSAKQVLDKPIQILHVVTEADALAATRNLITIGDHAEAEIIETYVGGCESYFTASVNECLLGPNAGLTLYKVQLEAEKAQHFGGTYVKQAADSRFNHHNFAFGALLARCDIHSDLDTAAECALNGLFVGGKRQHLDNHTRINHLKPNGISREFYKGVLDNRARGVFQGRVVVAEDAQQSDSEMNNRNLLLSGDAEVDTKPQLEIYADDVKCSHGVTVGQLEEKSVFYLQSRGIDEASARNILTFAFANEMVDKIEDADLKALLLEQLLARFPAISL; translated from the coding sequence ATGAGCGGCGAACAACCTACAACCCCCTATTTGGCGGCCTATCCGGCGATTGCTGCTTTGTTACCGGGACAGGATTTGCCTTGGTTGCAACAGTTTCGAAATAAAGGCTTGCAAGCCTTTGCCGAGCACGGTTTTCCCAATACCCGCGAGGAAGAATGGCGTTACACCAATCTGTCGGTTTTGAACAAAACCTTGTTCAGGCCAGCATCGAGTGATGCCGTGGATGCCGATTGGCTGAATGCTTTCCGGCTCGAAAATGCCTGGTGCATGGTGCTGCTGAATGGCCGTTTTTCCGAAGTCTTGTCGAATCTGGCCGATTTGCCGGATGCGGTGACGGTGACGAGTCTGAAGCAGGCGTTGCAAGATAGACCAGAGACTGTGCAGAGTTATTTGGGACAAGCCGTTACGGCTGGCGAACACAGTCTGATCGCTTTCAACAATGCCTGGTTCGATGACGGTGTGTTGATCGACGTTTCCGCCAAACAGGTCTTGGATAAGCCGATCCAGATTTTGCATGTGGTGACCGAAGCCGATGCCTTGGCCGCAACCCGCAATTTGATAACGATTGGCGACCATGCCGAAGCCGAAATTATCGAAACCTATGTCGGAGGCTGCGAGAGCTATTTCACTGCGTCAGTCAACGAATGCCTGCTCGGACCTAACGCCGGTTTAACTCTGTACAAGGTGCAACTGGAAGCGGAAAAAGCCCAGCATTTTGGTGGAACCTACGTTAAACAGGCAGCGGATAGCCGATTTAACCATCACAATTTTGCGTTTGGCGCTTTGTTGGCGCGTTGCGATATTCACAGCGATCTGGATACGGCGGCCGAATGTGCTTTGAACGGTTTGTTCGTGGGAGGTAAACGCCAGCATCTGGATAACCATACCCGCATCAATCACTTGAAACCGAACGGTATCAGCCGCGAGTTTTATAAGGGCGTGCTGGACAATAGGGCGCGCGGGGTGTTTCAGGGGCGGGTGGTAGTAGCCGAGGATGCGCAGCAAAGTGATTCGGAGATGAACAACCGCAATCTGTTGTTATCCGGCGACGCGGAAGTCGATACCAAGCCGCAACTGGAAATCTATGCCGACGACGTTAAATGTTCGCACGGCGTCACGGTCGGCCAGTTGGAGGAAAAGTCGGTGTTTTATCTGCAGTCGCGCGGCATAGACGAAGCATCGGCCAGAAACATTTTGACCTTTGCCTTTGCTAACGAAATGGTCGATAAGATCGAGGATGCCGACTTGAAAGCCTTGTTATTGGAGCAATTGTTGGCGAGGTTTCCCGCGATAAGCCTATAA
- a CDS encoding copper resistance system multicopper oxidase yields MAIQHLFHCTPIKAKMWLPPLVKAYALVVAFGPSFASADTYHLDISEQSVQLIGKAQQAVVANRGLPAPTLYWREGEQVNLQVTNHLQEQTSIHWHGIVLPYQMDGVPGISFDGIAPGQTFTYQFEVKQSGTYWYHGHSGMQEQQGLFGAIVIAPRHQHQTADRDYVVMLSDWPEADPHRTLARLKKQNDYYNFQKRTLGDFFADIGRLGFWETLSDRLAWGEMRMEPTDLADVTGATYRFLINGRTPDMQGRYLFKPGEKLRLRFINAAAMTHFDVRIPGLKMRVIAADGQPVAPVDVEEFRIAVAETYDVLVEPQTEQAYAIFAEAMDRSGYAHASLTPREDWLAPIPTKRPMTLLTMEDMGGGHGGHERHGQSGAEATHAIHGERLLPEKQEGQHTGHGEAAAVSGDNHAGHDAEPNVEQQVHSGHASSAPMDASEPSVPSHALLSYQQLKSEQPEHSLMGAPNREITLRLTGNMNRYIWSFDDIKYSDAEPVRVKLGERVRFHYVNETMMNHPIHIHGLWQYLENGNGMYNPKKHVINVKPGQTATVDVLADAEGEWAFHCHLLYHMDTGMFRKLIVEKAGYVLH; encoded by the coding sequence TTGGCAATCCAGCATTTATTTCATTGCACCCCGATCAAAGCCAAAATGTGGTTACCGCCGTTGGTTAAAGCCTACGCACTTGTTGTAGCTTTCGGTCCGAGCTTTGCCAGTGCCGATACCTATCATCTCGACATCAGCGAGCAATCGGTACAGTTGATCGGCAAAGCGCAGCAAGCCGTGGTTGCCAACCGTGGTTTGCCGGCACCTACTCTATATTGGCGGGAAGGTGAGCAGGTAAACTTGCAAGTCACCAACCATCTGCAAGAACAAACATCCATACATTGGCACGGCATCGTGTTGCCCTATCAAATGGACGGGGTGCCGGGCATCAGTTTCGACGGCATAGCGCCCGGTCAGACTTTTACCTATCAATTTGAAGTCAAGCAAAGCGGCACCTACTGGTATCACGGCCATTCCGGCATGCAGGAGCAGCAAGGCTTGTTTGGCGCCATCGTTATCGCGCCCCGGCATCAGCATCAAACGGCCGACCGCGATTATGTAGTGATGCTGTCCGACTGGCCGGAAGCCGACCCGCACCGCACCCTGGCGCGACTGAAAAAACAAAACGACTATTACAATTTTCAAAAACGCACGCTAGGCGATTTTTTCGCCGACATCGGCCGATTGGGTTTTTGGGAAACGCTTAGCGACCGGTTGGCCTGGGGGGAGATGCGGATGGAACCGACCGATTTGGCCGATGTGACCGGCGCGACCTATCGATTTTTGATCAATGGCCGGACGCCGGACATGCAAGGCCGTTATCTGTTCAAGCCCGGCGAAAAATTACGGCTGCGTTTTATCAATGCCGCGGCGATGACGCATTTCGATGTGCGCATTCCCGGATTGAAGATGCGGGTCATTGCCGCCGACGGTCAGCCGGTGGCGCCGGTCGATGTCGAAGAGTTTCGGATCGCGGTCGCCGAAACCTATGATGTACTGGTCGAACCGCAAACCGAGCAGGCTTACGCCATTTTCGCCGAGGCCATGGATCGCAGTGGTTATGCCCATGCCAGCCTGACGCCTCGGGAAGATTGGCTGGCGCCGATTCCAACCAAGCGGCCGATGACCTTGTTGACGATGGAGGATATGGGGGGCGGGCATGGCGGTCACGAGCGGCATGGGCAGAGCGGGGCCGAGGCAACGCATGCTATTCACGGTGAACGGCTCTTGCCCGAAAAGCAGGAGGGGCAGCATACCGGACACGGCGAAGCAGCGGCGGTATCCGGCGACAATCATGCCGGCCATGACGCCGAGCCAAACGTCGAACAGCAAGTCCATTCCGGCCACGCTTCGAGTGCGCCGATGGACGCGTCCGAACCATCCGTCCCCAGCCATGCGCTGTTAAGCTATCAGCAGCTGAAATCCGAACAGCCCGAGCATAGTCTGATGGGGGCGCCCAACCGGGAAATTACCCTGCGTCTGACCGGTAATATGAACCGCTATATCTGGTCGTTCGACGACATCAAATATTCGGATGCCGAACCGGTCCGGGTCAAACTTGGCGAGCGCGTGCGTTTTCATTACGTCAATGAAACCATGATGAACCATCCGATTCATATCCATGGCCTGTGGCAGTATCTGGAGAATGGCAACGGCATGTACAATCCGAAAAAACATGTAATCAATGTCAAGCCCGGCCAAACCGCCACGGTGGACGTATTGGCCGATGCCGAGGGCGAATGGGCGTTTCACTGTCATTTGCTGTATCACATGGATACCGGTATGTTCCGTAAGCTGATCGTGGAAAAGGCCGGGTATGTCCTCCACTGA
- a CDS encoding SUF system Fe-S cluster assembly regulator, whose protein sequence is MLKLSKMTDYATVILSAIARDKYRLHGALELADATGIALPTVSKILKILAKAGVLASTRGAKGGYTLAREPDRITVATIIAALEGPIALTECSASHKGCDQASGCRIQGNWHLINQKIANALESVTLADMIMPFKQPEEVSIPVSRLYR, encoded by the coding sequence ATGTTGAAGCTAAGTAAGATGACTGATTATGCGACGGTGATTTTAAGCGCTATCGCCAGAGATAAATACCGCTTGCATGGTGCTTTGGAATTGGCCGATGCGACCGGAATTGCGTTACCGACCGTCAGCAAGATTTTAAAAATTCTGGCCAAGGCCGGGGTTTTAGCCTCGACTCGAGGCGCCAAGGGTGGTTATACCCTGGCAAGAGAGCCTGACCGGATCACCGTGGCTACCATCATCGCCGCGTTGGAAGGGCCGATTGCATTGACCGAGTGTTCGGCTTCCCATAAAGGCTGCGATCAAGCCAGTGGCTGCCGGATACAGGGCAACTGGCATTTGATCAACCAAAAGATTGCCAATGCTTTGGAGTCGGTGACCTTGGCGGACATGATAATGCCGTTCAAACAGCCCGAAGAAGTCAGTATCCCCGTCAGCCGCCTGTACCGTTAA
- a CDS encoding Uma2 family endonuclease, with the protein MSAVFPQKHLTDIAEWHRMGEAGIFPPESHMELIEGEILHMAPIGFNHAGHLNRLNRLFNRLLDDQVVISVQNPLQLDDLSEPEPDFVLLKPEASFYTTRYPTAADVLLLIEVSDTTLRFDRNQKLRLYAGHNITEYWIVNLIDDCLEIYRQPQDGDYLDKSVLSKADSLNLQALPKIQVAVSAIL; encoded by the coding sequence ATGTCTGCCGTCTTTCCGCAAAAACACCTCACCGACATCGCCGAGTGGCATCGCATGGGTGAAGCCGGGATTTTTCCACCCGAAAGCCACATGGAACTCATCGAAGGAGAAATTTTACATATGGCCCCGATTGGATTTAATCATGCCGGGCATCTTAATCGCTTGAATCGTCTCTTCAACCGTTTATTGGACGATCAGGTAGTCATCAGCGTTCAAAATCCTCTACAACTGGACGATCTTTCCGAACCCGAGCCCGATTTCGTATTGCTCAAACCGGAGGCCTCTTTTTATACAACCCGCTACCCAACCGCGGCCGACGTGCTGTTGCTGATTGAAGTTTCCGACACTACCCTGCGTTTCGACCGCAACCAAAAACTGCGGCTCTACGCCGGCCACAATATCACCGAATACTGGATCGTCAATCTGATCGACGACTGCCTGGAAATCTATCGCCAGCCGCAAGACGGCGATTACCTGGACAAATCCGTATTATCCAAAGCCGATAGCCTCAATTTACAGGCCTTGCCGAAAATACAAGTCGCAGTTTCGGCAATTTTATAG
- the phoU gene encoding phosphate signaling complex protein PhoU: MNASSDEFSKHHTLQAFDGELNQLHGQIVEMAGLVMYQLEQTMLAMDEADMELALRVVERDSRINHYEIQIDNEVIQVLARHSPVASDLRAVISMSKIAYELEKIGDEIAAFAKLVGVLFDPRTSDPNPKLLADIVKIGNLVRIMLTKLTLAFEKGESAQAYLLLHYDIECETELQEGIRHQLSFVLSDARLIGRAMDIMHIMKTLERCGEHSRNIAEYMIYMIEGIDIRHRKAGLRLI; encoded by the coding sequence ATGAACGCATCTAGCGATGAATTTTCCAAACACCATACCTTGCAGGCTTTTGATGGCGAACTGAATCAATTGCACGGCCAAATTGTCGAAATGGCCGGCTTGGTGATGTACCAACTGGAGCAGACCATGCTGGCGATGGACGAGGCCGACATGGAATTGGCATTGCGGGTGGTGGAGCGGGACAGCCGAATCAACCATTACGAAATCCAAATCGATAATGAAGTCATACAAGTGCTGGCCCGGCATAGTCCGGTGGCGAGCGATTTGCGCGCGGTTATCTCGATGTCCAAAATCGCCTACGAATTGGAGAAAATCGGCGACGAGATTGCCGCGTTTGCCAAGTTGGTCGGTGTGTTGTTCGATCCGAGAACCAGCGATCCCAATCCCAAATTATTGGCGGATATTGTCAAAATCGGCAATCTGGTCAGAATTATGCTGACCAAGTTGACGCTGGCGTTTGAAAAGGGTGAGTCGGCGCAGGCGTATCTGTTGTTGCATTATGACATTGAGTGCGAAACAGAACTGCAGGAGGGCATCAGACATCAGTTGAGTTTTGTGCTGAGCGATGCCCGGCTAATCGGCCGAGCCATGGACATCATGCATATCATGAAAACCCTGGAGCGCTGCGGCGAACACAGCAGAAACATCGCCGAATACATGATCTATATGATAGAAGGCATCGATATCCGGCATCGCAAAGCCGGTTTAAGACTGATCTAG
- a CDS encoding copper resistance protein B, with protein sequence MSSTDAILALLSLRSRLKPLLRGLGWLPLLFNAVHAQDDDMIFSHFKAERLEYEGNENLHLFKWDVQHWIGNDDHKLWLKTEGDYSADQDIFGRADLQMLYSRNIDTFWDFQIGARRAFEPERTFDAVIGFQGLAPYFIEVDSAMFISENGNVLGRLSLGYELLLTQRLILAPRVELNVAAEDIQYRGVKAGVTEFEAGLRLRYEIEREFAPYIGFDYVEEESLREHHHSLRAVMGVRLWY encoded by the coding sequence ATGTCCTCCACTGACGCGATTCTGGCCTTGTTAAGTCTTCGATCGCGGCTGAAGCCGCTCCTACGAGGGCTAGGGTGGTTGCCGTTGCTGTTCAACGCTGTGCATGCCCAGGACGACGACATGATTTTCAGCCATTTCAAGGCCGAACGGCTGGAGTACGAGGGCAACGAAAATCTGCATTTATTCAAATGGGATGTGCAGCACTGGATCGGTAACGACGACCACAAGTTGTGGTTGAAAACCGAGGGCGATTATTCCGCCGACCAGGATATTTTCGGCCGGGCCGATTTACAGATGCTTTATAGCCGTAACATCGATACTTTCTGGGATTTTCAGATCGGCGCCCGGCGGGCCTTCGAGCCAGAGCGTACCTTTGATGCGGTGATCGGTTTCCAGGGTTTGGCGCCTTATTTTATCGAGGTCGACAGCGCGATGTTCATCAGCGAAAACGGCAACGTATTGGGGCGTTTGAGTTTGGGTTACGAGCTATTGCTGACGCAACGGCTGATTTTGGCGCCGCGTGTCGAACTCAATGTCGCGGCCGAGGATATTCAATACCGGGGCGTCAAGGCCGGCGTCACCGAATTCGAGGCCGGTTTGCGCTTGCGTTACGAGATCGAACGCGAGTTCGCGCCCTATATCGGTTTTGATTACGTCGAGGAGGAGTCCTTGCGCGAACATCATCACAGCCTGCGGGCGGTTATGGGAGTGCGGCTCTGGTATTAG
- a CDS encoding cysteine desulfurase: protein MTIFPIEQIRADFPILGEKIRNKPLVYLDNAASCQKPQAVIDSIVHTYSHEYANIHRGVHTLSVKATDKFEGAREKIRAFINAASTKEIIFVRGATEAINLVAQSYGKSQFKAGDEIVISAMEHHANIVPWQMLCQQIGAVLKVAPMNQQGELLFDEFEQLLNDKTKLVAITQMSNALGTINPVEKIVAAAHAKNIPVLLDGAQAIPHMAVDVQALDCDFYVFSGHKLYGPSGVGVMYGKQALLEAMPPYQGGGDMIRQVTFAKTEYAGLPHKFEAGTPAIAEVIGLGAAIDYVSAIGMDNIAAYEAELLAYATEQALQVKGLNIIGQAAEKGGILSFTLDHIHPHDIGTMLDSLGIAIRAGHHCAMPVMDFYGVPATARASFAMYNTRQEIDVLMQGIKSLIEVFG, encoded by the coding sequence ATGACCATATTTCCCATCGAACAAATCCGCGCCGATTTCCCCATCCTCGGCGAAAAAATCCGCAATAAGCCCTTGGTTTATCTGGATAACGCCGCCAGTTGTCAGAAGCCGCAAGCGGTGATAGACAGCATCGTGCATACCTATAGCCACGAATACGCCAACATTCATCGCGGCGTGCATACCTTGAGCGTCAAAGCCACCGACAAGTTTGAAGGTGCGAGGGAAAAAATCAGGGCGTTTATCAATGCAGCCAGCACGAAAGAAATCATCTTCGTGCGCGGCGCCACCGAGGCGATCAATCTGGTCGCGCAAAGCTACGGCAAATCGCAGTTCAAAGCCGGCGACGAAATCGTCATCAGCGCGATGGAACATCACGCCAACATCGTGCCTTGGCAAATGCTTTGCCAGCAGATCGGTGCGGTGTTGAAGGTCGCGCCTATGAATCAACAAGGCGAACTGCTTTTCGACGAGTTCGAGCAGTTATTAAATGATAAAACCAAGCTGGTGGCGATCACCCAGATGTCCAATGCGCTGGGAACCATCAATCCGGTGGAAAAAATCGTTGCCGCCGCCCATGCCAAAAATATTCCGGTGCTGTTGGACGGCGCTCAGGCGATACCCCACATGGCGGTGGATGTGCAGGCCCTGGATTGCGATTTTTACGTGTTCTCGGGCCACAAACTCTACGGCCCGTCCGGTGTCGGCGTGATGTACGGCAAGCAGGCCTTACTGGAAGCCATGCCGCCGTATCAGGGCGGCGGCGATATGATCCGCCAAGTGACTTTTGCCAAGACCGAATATGCCGGCTTGCCGCATAAATTCGAGGCCGGCACCCCGGCGATTGCCGAAGTGATTGGTTTGGGCGCTGCGATTGATTACGTCAGCGCCATCGGCATGGATAACATTGCCGCTTACGAAGCCGAATTGCTGGCTTATGCCACTGAGCAGGCTCTGCAGGTCAAAGGCCTGAATATCATCGGCCAGGCGGCGGAGAAGGGCGGCATCTTGTCGTTCACGTTGGATCACATCCATCCGCACGACATCGGCACCATGCTCGACAGTCTGGGCATTGCGATCAGGGCCGGCCACCATTGCGCGATGCCGGTGATGGATTTTTACGGCGTGCCGGCCACGGCGCGAGCCTCGTTTGCAATGTACAATACCCGCCAAGAAATCGATGTGTTGATGCAAGGCATCAAATCCTTAATAGAGGTGTTTGGCTAA
- a CDS encoding bestrophin family protein yields the protein MPLRDLQTRPSDELSNQQESPGFLRGALAWRGSVTPRILLGVLAVACYTLLLALIDLHFYKLPELAVTPFEYTGAVLGLVLVFRTNAGHERWWEARKLWGGIVNQSRNLLLMTWHYGPDDRQWRQDMNKWIVAFAFALKEALRQQKNLDDLKPLLTEAEIAELSHARHMPMLISGKIAALLEQARTRHWVEVIVFSQFEEQRGLLIDHLGGCERILKTPMPLVYAIKTRRFILIYLLLLPFSLIAEAGLMSAFIALLVAYPLLSLDRIGWELQNPFSEQNLSHLPLEMICDGIKSNAAILAEQAADRI from the coding sequence ATGCCATTACGAGATTTACAGACCAGACCGAGCGACGAACTCAGCAATCAGCAAGAGTCTCCGGGCTTTCTGCGTGGCGCGCTGGCCTGGCGCGGCTCGGTAACCCCGCGAATTCTGCTCGGCGTGTTGGCCGTGGCCTGTTACACGCTGCTATTGGCGTTGATCGATCTGCATTTTTACAAACTGCCCGAACTTGCCGTGACGCCATTCGAATATACCGGCGCGGTCTTGGGTCTGGTGCTGGTGTTTCGGACCAATGCCGGTCACGAACGCTGGTGGGAAGCCAGAAAGTTATGGGGCGGCATCGTCAACCAAAGCCGGAATCTGCTGTTGATGACCTGGCATTATGGGCCCGACGACAGGCAGTGGCGGCAAGACATGAATAAATGGATCGTGGCATTTGCCTTCGCATTGAAGGAGGCCTTGCGCCAGCAAAAAAATCTCGATGATCTGAAGCCATTGCTGACCGAGGCCGAGATCGCCGAGTTAAGCCACGCCCGACACATGCCGATGTTGATCAGCGGCAAGATAGCGGCTTTGCTGGAACAGGCCCGGACCCGGCATTGGGTCGAAGTGATCGTGTTCAGCCAATTTGAAGAACAGCGCGGCCTATTGATCGATCATCTCGGCGGCTGCGAACGCATCTTGAAGACGCCTATGCCCTTGGTGTATGCGATCAAGACTCGGCGCTTCATCTTGATTTATCTGTTGCTGTTGCCGTTTTCCCTGATTGCCGAAGCCGGCTTGATGTCGGCGTTTATCGCCTTGCTGGTGGCTTATCCGTTGTTGTCGTTGGATAGAATCGGATGGGAATTGCAAAATCCGTTTTCCGAACAGAATTTGAGTCATCTGCCGTTGGAGATGATATGTGATGGGATCAAAAGCAATGCCGCGATTTTGGCGGAACAGGCGGCCGATAGGATTTGA